A window of Chitinophaga sp. MM2321 contains these coding sequences:
- a CDS encoding Crp/Fnr family transcriptional regulator, translating to MGTLCQNPSCQDCKDRFSSIFCKTELDNLELIDAAKVCSIYKKGQVIFHEGAYPFGVYCINDGKIKLSHSGDDGREQIIRLVKDGDIMGYKALLSNERYTATATALEDSSICFIPKDLFLSILQKDASLSFEMMRILSSELRKAELKITHLAQKPVRERLAETLLFIKETYGVEEDGHTLSVRLSRDEIANLVGTATESAIRLLSEFKKDGMIELDGKKIRLLDIKEIVRTANLQD from the coding sequence ATGGGTACTTTATGTCAAAATCCGTCCTGCCAAGACTGTAAGGATCGTTTCTCGTCTATCTTCTGTAAAACAGAACTCGACAATCTGGAACTGATTGATGCAGCAAAGGTATGTTCCATCTACAAGAAAGGTCAGGTGATCTTTCATGAAGGGGCGTACCCATTTGGTGTGTATTGTATTAATGATGGAAAAATAAAGCTCTCTCATAGCGGCGATGATGGCCGTGAACAGATCATCCGCCTGGTAAAAGACGGTGATATCATGGGTTACAAAGCCTTGCTGAGTAACGAAAGATATACCGCCACCGCTACCGCCCTGGAAGATTCTTCTATCTGCTTTATTCCGAAAGATCTTTTCCTCAGCATCCTGCAAAAAGACGCGTCCCTTTCTTTTGAAATGATGCGCATCTTATCCAGTGAGCTGCGTAAAGCCGAGCTGAAAATCACGCACCTGGCGCAAAAGCCGGTACGGGAACGCCTCGCAGAAACCCTGCTCTTTATTAAAGAAACATACGGCGTGGAAGAAGATGGACACACCCTCAGTGTACGCCTCTCCCGCGATGAAATTGCGAACCTCGTTGGTACCGCCACAGAATCCGCTATCCGCCTCCTGTCCGAATTCAAAAAAGATGGTATGATAGAACTGGATGGTAAAAAGATCCGCCTCCTGGATATAAAGGAAATTGTGCG
- a CDS encoding pseudouridine synthase, producing MPLNYYVIYKPYEVLTRFTPEGNKSCLADYFKVPQDVYPVGRLDYDSEGLLLLTNDKSLNSRLLLPQHAHEREYWVQVDGAITNAAIKQLKEGVQISVDGKIHRTKPCFAEIFAAEPFLPPRNPPIRFRKSIPAPWIRMILQEGKNRQVRKMTAAVGFPTLRLVRYRIEHITVEGMQPGDMVQLSREEIHRKLQLTSF from the coding sequence GTGCCGCTTAATTATTATGTAATTTATAAACCATATGAAGTGCTGACAAGGTTTACACCCGAGGGTAATAAATCCTGCCTGGCAGATTACTTCAAAGTACCGCAGGATGTATATCCGGTAGGTCGTCTCGACTACGATAGTGAGGGGTTGCTCCTGCTTACCAATGACAAGTCGTTGAATAGCAGGCTGCTGTTGCCACAACATGCGCATGAAAGAGAGTACTGGGTACAGGTAGACGGGGCCATTACGAACGCAGCTATCAAACAATTAAAAGAGGGGGTACAGATTTCTGTGGATGGAAAAATACATCGTACGAAACCTTGTTTTGCAGAAATATTTGCAGCAGAACCCTTCCTGCCGCCCCGCAACCCACCTATCCGTTTTCGTAAAAGCATTCCGGCGCCCTGGATCCGTATGATTTTACAGGAAGGAAAGAACAGGCAGGTGAGAAAAATGACGGCAGCTGTAGGCTTTCCTACGTTGAGGCTTGTCCGTTATCGTATTGAGCACATTACCGTGGAAGGAATGCAGCCCGGAGACATGGTTCAGTTGAGCCGGGAAGAGATCCACCGGAAACTGCAGCTCACCTCCTTTTGA